The Gigantopelta aegis isolate Gae_Host unplaced genomic scaffold, Gae_host_genome ctg7549_pilon_pilon, whole genome shotgun sequence nucleotide sequence TACGAGTTTTACTTGAAGCACAGATGTTGAGCCAAGTTTTGTAGGTCACAGTGGCGAATGCTGCAGTCTAATAATGTGATTTGGAATTGCCTATGCCAAGATTTTGGTTTTCTCTCGCTCAATCCCGGTAATGGTGAGGTTTCTCTCGATGCTGGTTTGTGGGCGAGTCTGTAGTTTCTGTCGAATATTCATGCAGCGGTTGTCAAGCATCGGAGAGTTGTTCTTGGCAAGGTCATCATTGATTCGGTGAAGATTCTTCTCAAGACCATCGAGGGCATGTCTGAAAACATGGGTTCAAAATATTGATTATGATTTTACAATTGGTATGCAAGTGAGGCAGAATGAACCATACTGTTGTTTTGACCACTTTCAAATGTACATATTGGACATAATATCAAATAAATTGGTATTGCATGTGTTCTTGATTAACAATCATTTCAagttgtagaaaacattccagATCACTTTAGACTATCCACATTACCAGTATTCTGTTACTGACCACTAGACCTTGTTTGGCAGAAATTATGCATACAAAATTTCATACACTTTTCCTTTTTTGTGGCACCCAACACCCAATgtgtttttcatgctggggtgtcactaaaCCCCTTGTTTTATCTAGTATTATAGAATACATTGTCAAAATGATTGTCTAAACATtgcaattaacaaaatgttaaattggTTGTGACGAGACAAAATATTAGCAACCAACTCCTTGAACCATTTATTCTCTGTGGAACTGGAAGTATGAACAATACAGTTGGTAAATGTAATATCCAGTTTATAAAATAGTTTAACCAGGCAAAAACTAAGTCCTTATCTGCTTGTAGTGACACCCACAAATGTTGAAATGAAGAATGAGTGATCAGTACCAAATTTACAGAACTTTATTGGTAAAAACATGGAGGTCAATACtttctaaaacaaatatactGCAGAAATTAGCCAATCATTTGagtatatgtaaatgtttttgaaatcacTTCAACTGTAATCTGAATGATAAATTAACCAAATAATccataaaatagtttttaccAAGGTTACAAGATACAGTGATTGTGAACCAACAATGTATTTGTGAAAACTCACATTCTTTTTCTGCCACTCCAGCTCATCCTTGACCCTCTCGAACTTGTGGATTCTCTTCCTCAGGGCGTACTCCATTGCAATGCGCTGAGCCTCCAGATCGTTGTCTGTCTGCTGCAGCGTGTGGTGGATCGCCACTTGCGCAGGTTGTTCGAGGCTTTCATCTCCGCATCGGCGCGGTCTTTGTTGTAGCGGCTGAAGTCCTCCCATTGTTGTGGTGTGGTGCTTCTGTTGGAGGAAAATACAGAACAGTTTTTTCATATAAAAATGTCTTTTGTAGCACATAATTTGAACATTGTAAACATTTGAGAGATGACACAGGCAAcctttatattaaaaacatatctgGGAACTGTGAAGACCATAAGTATCACCTGAAGTACTCCGGCTATAAATAAAGCTTTCATTTTTAATTGTGTCATCACAAACACCATCTGACATTTTGTTGATTTACCGATAATAACTGGCTACTCAGTTTGACTTGGCAAACTTCTTTCAGATTGATAAACCatttattacaccgcggtgGAAGAGAttcccatgtgatatttatcatCCCTTCACATGTGAAAATACGTCTTTTGAGAGGACATGACCTCCAATCATGTGAACAACGTTGTTACACAGTATACCGGGGTACCACGATATTGGGGTACTTAActatttggaagaaataaagaaatgtactTGCATATATGAAAGTAAATATACATGGGTTGCAATTCTTGCTATATATGCATCATGTCTATGCCAATGGTTTGACAAATAAATGCAgttctaacattaaaacagttgatgGAAGTACGCCATAGCACTGGCTTCCATTCAAAGGGAGGTTACCATGATGTGGTAAATCGCAAACGTTACAATACGGTGGACCGCACGGGTCAAAAATGGCTCTTTTTGTACACACATCTGTAGTAATGTCAagtaaacaaacttcaacacaagAACTAAGAAAAGTCAActtaaaacgttttgtttttcaattgtagtaacatttcattttatgctttcaatagtaaaatatatggtcaaaaatatttcataatgttattatagttgaatttttttaattgttcatcatattatatatagggTGCgctcctttcacctctcctggacatgctccaactgttctgtcctggacagcgaaaggaatgagtttggaacaggaagttacttcACCAACATGGCTGCTTCTgttgaggaagtggctgctgcatcaatcatgatacttgaatcggaataagatgacaatgatgatgatagtcCATCACTGACtatgttgactatactacaatgtttgaaataataaattgtatatattttgtataaacctatattgttattagcaattcggaaggaa carries:
- the LOC121366865 gene encoding LOW QUALITY PROTEIN: tektin-B1-like (The sequence of the model RefSeq protein was modified relative to this genomic sequence to represent the inferred CDS: deleted 2 bases in 1 codon); this encodes EAEVIDGIKKQLQQRINESFEQLCLLQEAQQQVQVDLQDKNIALGIDIDQYNLSDKFPNISFKPDSLRVPKGSTTPQQWEDFSRYNKDRADAEMKASNNLRKAIHHTLQQTDNDLEAQRIAMEYALRKRIHKFERVKDELEWQKKNVSFHKYIVGSQSLHALDGLEKNLHRINDDLAKNNSPMLDNRCMNIRQKLQTRPQTSIERNLTITGIEREKTKILA